DNA from Brassica napus cultivar Da-Ae chromosome C4, Da-Ae, whole genome shotgun sequence:
GTGGTGAAAAAGATAAGAAGACATTTACAGTAGGGAACGATATGATTTCTCATGATATACCTTACCTTTTCCTACCTTTCTATGGTCCTACaatcttttggttttctttttctgtACCCAAAAAGGTCTCAAGATTTTTGTCAAAACCAATCTTGTTTTGATCCCAAGAACCACAAGGTTGTGTGTTGTGAAAACAGGCTGACTTTATGCTTTACATAAATTACTAACTAGAAATTATGAGATAATTTGGTGCCAtgcataatataattaattattaccaTTGGTTGGTAGCATCatcttcttttttaattaaGGCATAATTAGTAAGTAGGAGCCATCATTAACCTTTGGCATCCTATAATTAAATTTCTTCTTCCCTTCAAGGATCAGCAACAacgtttttgtttaattaattctaaattttataagCAGTGTTATATGAGTGAATGAGTGTAATAATAACACACCTGCCTTAGAACACAACATCCATCTCTTCTTTATATAGTAGTGGCACAAGAGGGGTCAAGCATGCATCTCTTAGCTTCACGCCTTCAATTTATGTTGCGAGTTTTGTGCACGAGATGGATTCTTCTATCTtacgtttatttatttaatttgattgggGTTCTTATGAAAATTACATCTTTTCATGAAATAGAATATGTTCTCATGTGCTTCCTGAATGGTGAGCTTGTTCATTATTCATTGTTAAATATTTGCATTGATTACACGGTTTAGGCATCCGCCTAGGTGGTGTATAGGCGTTACACAATAATCGAACATATCGTTTTCATGTTATAAAGTGTTTCATGCGGATTTATATAGTTCAGACGTATAATAACGTTTAGACGGTTTTTTGCTAGACTCTAggtatattttaaacattaatgttaaaaattaatgtattaatattatattttattaatgctattatttatattaattgttACTTAtcttatgtatttatatgactatattaattatataattatttgcaaaacaattttaaatttataaatttatcattttaatatatttagacatgttttaagttttatactttgaaactatttatatatattaaactatatttttatacatataaattatatttgaaatatattatgtttattgtTATAGAACTAGtgtgtatatattaattttatacttatactttttaaatatatatattctttgttTAGGCGTCCGCATATACGGTTAGGTACTAGAAATTTATTTAAACGTCTAATGCGTTAAAACACTGTTCCACCgtattatttaaaatgtaaattgatcttatatattttgaatgtaGAAATAGTATTTTCTTTCTCTAATTGACTTTAAGAAATTGAGATATAAAACTTGGCACATgagttaaaaaataaacattttattcattttttaatatatgcatTTTAAGTAAAACTATTGTTTCAGAAAATATTCAGCAAAATTCTTGATCGTCATGATATTTTCATGTTATAGTTTTctatttctatcatttttgtttatgcGATCAGATTTGTATTTTTCCCTTGATCactttatatacattttattattGACTTGTCACTACTTGATATTTTCTCATAACTGGTCCTGGAGATGAAAGTAAGGATGAATAGTTTTCTACAGTTTCATGTGACCGGAGGGGAAGATTAAACTGGGTGTAGTTGCGTTTTAATTGCTTCACATGTATTGTCACGTGACTCTTCAGCTTGAATTGTTCACAGGATTTTCCCTCCTCCTCATTAGAGTCATTTTTTTCCCAATTTTTTTGTCGCTCATCGAATTATggatttccaattttttttgtcgcTCATCGAATTATGAAGCACGATATagaattagttttttttccagTATTTTCACTAGATAGCTTAATTTGATATTTAGCAAATGAAATATCTCATGAGCTAAAATGTTATTGCACAAGTAAGCTATAAGCCGATAAAAAATTTTTACTTGAAAAACttctcgatgtgagaaggaaaaactaGGAAACCGTAGTCAACTCAAAAATGGATATGAGTAAAACCACGTCCTCTCTATTCAACACCCTGAGTAGATGCAGCATCTCTAGCTAAAAAGAGTTGTCTCCAGCCCAAGATAcaaacaacaagagagcaacacaagaGCTTCAAAACAAGCAGCCACAAAACGACCTCAGATTACAAGGATTCCGACAACCAAAGACTAATCTCGTACGAATCCAAGATGAACAAATCAACAACACCTCTGCTATATCTCAGATCAATCAGAAAAGATCTCACcgttggatttaccaaacactcaAGATAGCACTACTAAAAAATTGTGACAACCACCAACTTCACTAAAATCTAGATAACAAAAGATTCAATTGTTGAATTCTAAATCCTTTCGATAAGTTCTTACCCACTGAGTTGCtaagcttcccacaaaatatcagccaGATCAGAATCCTTTTGATCCTCATGCCATGAGACAAGTGAGACATGAATATGAAAGCTTCCACTTTAAATCTCTTCCCACATTCACTCTTCCTCaagtatttattttaatatttataataaatataaacacaTATACATACATAAGTATTTTCTCATCTCTACAACAAATATCACTTTTTAGAAGTCCATGAAATAAAAGTATTAATAATAAGGGCTTATCTGTgtgataataaaaaaagaacaattaattttgttgagagaaagtagagagagattagaaaagaaaggagaagaaagaaTGTGTTTTTGGTTACTTAACAAATTTAGGTTTTTATAGGTATTGAATGCAATTTTTGTAAAACACAAATTAATCATTCAAAGTATCCGAAATTTGAGAAGAAATCTAACTAAATCACcaataatttttgcattttccaTATCCCACATATACAACTGAGATTTCCTCCCTTATCATATGTATGATTTACATAATATCTGAATACAAAGTTATTGGATAAATCATTTgtataaatttttcaaaattctgGTTTATTGTAAAATATGGATTCTTTCAACAAAAGCCATCAAATAGAATTTGGGGAGATtgaaaagataatttatattttttaaaaatcaatataccATATCCTATGATTCTATTTGAAACTTCATAAAAAGTTAAACTTTTCTTTTACTTcacttttaaaaaagttaaaacttttgaaatgataattaaacattatcccaaaataaattttgaagtttatatatattttttatatgttaaaaatgtaaataactaaaatagatttattaaaattgaaattatcactttaaatattttaaatattaaaaacaattcaAACTCCCTGAAAGTTTCCAAATAATTTTGATATTCGTAACaataattttggaaaaaaatactcatatatTAAATTTCTTTGGATCAGGTATAGTTTCAATTCTGTTAAATTCTTAATCCAGTAAGCCTCTAATACTTCTTGCCAATATTGTTTATAAGTAGTTTTTATTTTCAgcatctattttattatttgttgacTTATTTATTCATAATCATATAATCTTATCAGTTGTGGTTTATTaggttcttatttttttctatttgattatttcacatatattttatttctgttttataagattttttccaTTTACAACGTATACTCTTGATTTTTagctattttgatttttgtgaTATTTACATATGCATATATGATATTCAGATATACATCACTACTATTACACTCACTTTGAATTTCTTTcaaacttttatttatgttgtaTCATAAAATGACGAAAGCCATTATTCTTGCTATGTTTATGGTCATCCTTGTGTTAGGTTTATTTTACACATCAAGACATATAATATTTTCCATGTTTTTATAGCACTTTTATCCCCacgttttgttttattaaaactgaagctatgttttgaatatttattatagGAATGGTAACAAAGGAAAGGCAAGGAGAACAACCATGTCTTGATTATATAGTAGGAGAAGAAAGCTGCCAACCTATGGTGTGTTTATTTCAGTGCGCTTTGAAGTGGAAATGGTTACATGAAACAGGCGAGTGTGCAAATGTAAGAGACAAGACAAAAGACAGTATAAAAGACAAAGCATGCGTCTGCACATTTAACTGCAGTTGATTTGTTCCTTTTTTCAATAAGCCACAAACTATCATCAattataacaataaaattactTTTAGTATGTAATCTCTCACGTCTCTCTCcaaatcttgtttttctctcagccacaaaaTTTTAAGATCTTAAAGCTTATTGCCGGTGGTGTGAAAAggcttttctttttcgtttatGTTGTCGTAATGGATATCAGTCTTTATGCATGGGTTTGAGAAGCATGGTTGATTGGAAGGCTCGAGAAGCGATTGCTTAGGTCAATCGGAGAGGCGGTTAGTTAGTGTTACAGATGTGGAATCTTGGGTAACTCGGCTCTTTGGAGCTGAAACTACTTGAGGACAGACTGGAGTATTGGACAGTGGTGGAAGCTTCTCCTAAGTGTATGTTAGGTTCGTTAGATCGTACAGCATATCAAAGATAATTCTTGGCCGTTTTTTTGCCAAATAATTATTACACATACCTTTCCATATCAGTGATTTTTGGGTTACTTACAGTTTTCCTCCATCTGATTTAACCAAATAAACCCTAACCACCCCACAATGATTATAAAAGTATAGTATTCAAATATCTCATTAGATACAAATTAGAGAGAATTCAGAGAAGCTATGACAAAGACGTTTGGACTAATAACCTAATAACCATAACCATCCCACAATGATTACAGTTAGGACTGATGAAGCAGACATAGTCGAAAAGTGTACCACAGATGTTTGGAACAAACTGAATGTTACACTGTCAAGGGATTTCGACAAGATAGTGGGACTGCAAGCTCATTTGAGCAAACTGATCAGTTTGTTATGCTTTGAGTGTGATGATGTGAAGATGATTGGGATTTGGGGTCCTGCTGGAATTGGTAAGTCCACTATTGCTAGAGCTTTATTCAATCATCTTTCTGGTGATTTCCGACTTAAATGCTTTATGGGGAACCTCAAGGGAAGTTATAAGAGCATAATTGGTGTTGATGAATATGATTCCAAGCTGGGCTTGCAAAACCAACTTCTGTCTAAGCTTTTCAACCAAAGGGATGTCAGGGCATATCATTTATGTGCCATAAAAGAATGGCTACAAGATCAAAAAGTGGTTATCATTTGTTGGGATTCATCAGTGGCTACGTCAGAGAATCCGTCAGGGACTGCGTCAGGATTTGGTGATGGAAATCAAACAAAATTGAGTAACTTAAACCAAGACAAGGATGTCATGTTAGGAAAAGGAAATGTCACTTTTATGGAGATATGGAAGTCGGCAGGATTCTAGAAATATTACTTTCATGGAGTTATGGAAGTTGCAAGTATTTTGGAATATTTCCTAATAGGTTTATGGAAGGGGCGAATGCCCTAATCCGACTAGGTTAACCTAATAGACTCCTACTGTATAAGAGGAGCTAGTGTGTACTATTTCTCCTTTGTCCAAGAAAAGACCTAGCTTGGTTTGTGAGCTTTGGTtgtgagagaaagagatgtTCTATATTCTTTGTACTTGAGATTATAGTGGATTGCCTCTTGCCAGGCCCCAGTGGACGTAAACCATTCTAGATGAACCACTGGGTAAACAATTTCTTGTGTCCATCTTCTATCTTTTCCGCATTCTTCTTCCTATCTCTATTATTCTACAAACTCAACTTTCTTACTTACGTCGTCGAGTTTGTCAGAGAGTGTATCAGCGAGCTTGTGTGTTTGATTCTAGTTCTTGAGTCAAACAGTTTTGCCGTTGTGGTTCAACAAAGTGGTATCATAGCCTTGGTTGGTATCGTTGTCAATGGCGAAGTCAAGAATTGAGGTGGAGCGTTTTGATGGGAAGGGTGACTTCTCATTGTGGAAGAAGAGGATGCTTGTGCATATGTCTGTCCTTGGTTTAAAGGATGTGTTAGAAGAGTCTATGTCACCTTCTGCGTCAGTGATGAGGAAGGATGAAGACGAAGATGTATTCAGGGAGAGGTTGGTGAAAGAGGAAGCCAAAAGGCTTGAAAGATCAGAGAAGGCGATGAATCTGATCATTCTCAATGTTGGAGATCATGTGCTAAGGAAGATCGAGTTGTGTACGTCAGCTGCTTCTACATGGTCTACACTGTAGAGGTTATATCTTTCGAAGACTCTACCGAATAAAATTCACTTGCAGCACAAATTCTATACCTTCAAGATGGTCGATACTCGGATTATGGATGAGAATATCGATGACTTCTTGAAGATTGTCTCTCACCTGTCGAGCGTGAATGTAACTGTGTCAGAGGAGGTACAAGCGATTCTACTCCTGAATTCGCTTCCTTCACGGTTAAACTCTCTCAAGGAAACGCTTAAGTACGGCAAGGATACATTGTCGTTGGAAGAGGTGACAAGTGCAGCAAGGTCTAAAGATCAGGATctgaaagaaaaggaaaagtctAGATCGATCTCAGGGTCTAGGAACTGCAAGAAGCAGGGGCACACCAAGAGGGAGTGCTACGCCTACAAGAAGAAGTATGGCGGAGGAGAAGACGAAGCTGAAGCAGCCGTTGTGATAGATCGTGAATCAGCGGATGATGCACTGTCGGTAGCAGATATGTGGCATCATGATAAGtgggtgattgattctggatgCTCCTACCACATGACATGTAGGAGAGATTGGTTTCACACGTTTGAAGAGTTGGCTTCAGGACAGGTTCTTTTTGGTAATGATTGCGCGATTGGAGTGCAAGGGATTGGTACAATCAACATAAAAGCTTATGGTGGTTCTGTCAAGATGCTCACGAATGTCAGGTATATTCCAAAATTAAGAAGGAACTTGATATCTACTGGAACCTTGGATGTGTTACGCTTTGGGCATAGTGGTGGACATGGGAAGACTAGGTTTTACAAGCATGGTAACCTTGTCTAGGTCATTGTACCTGTCTCATCCATAGATGGTTTCTTCCTGACACTGCTGTTTACTTCTATGGATGAGACAGTCTTGTGCCATAGACGTCTTGCGCAAATGAGTATGAAGAATCTACAGATTCTTTCCCGGAGAGGGGTGATCTATAAGAGGAAGATTGGAGTTTTGGAGTTCCGTGAGAGCTATGTGATGGGGAAGCAGAAGAGGTTGAGCTTCAACATCGAAAGACATGATAAAGGTGAAGCTCTCAGGTATGTACATGCTGATTTATGGGGATCTTCAAATATGACGCCAAGTCTGTCAGGAAAGCAATATTTCCTATCTATTATCGATGATTACACAAGGAAGGTCTGGGTATACTTCCTAGCTCCTAAAAGAGAAGCCTTTAGTAAATTCAGTGAATGGAAGAAGTTGGTGGAGAATCAAGTCAAGAAGAAGGTGAGGTGCCTTCTGGCTGAGTCGGGTCTAGAGGAACAATTATGGGCTGAAGCGGTGTCTACGTCAGCATATGTGATAAACATGAGTCCATTTTCTGCAATAGATGGGAACATTCCGGAGGAACTTTGGTTGGGCAAGAAGTCCGGTTATCTGCACCTAAAAAGATTTGGATCTGTGGTTTACATCCATGCAGATCAAGGAAAGCTCAAGGCTAGAGCTAAAAAGGGAATCTTCGTCAGCTATCCATCAGGTGTGAAAGGATACAAAGTTTGGcttcttgaagagaagaagtgtgTTATAAGCAGGAATGTGTTATTTGCAGAAGATAAAGTCTACAAGGATTTGAGTGTCTGTGAGGTTAAAGCAGATGTCACAGAGAAGCTAAGAAATCAGACTGTGCTGGGAGAAATAGCAAGATCTACGTTAGGACCAGAAGTTGAACCTTCAGGTGGAGCTGTTGACGAAACACCTGAAGTAGCTGTTGACGCATATGATGAACAAGGTGAAAGTCTTGAAGGATATCAGCTAGCAAGGGATAGAGTTCGGAGAAGAATAGTGCCACCTGCACGGTACTCTGACTCGGAGGATATAGCAGCGTTTGCGTTATATGTAGCTGATGACGTATGTGCCGAGGAACCTCAAGACTATCATGGAACGATGAACAGCAAAGAGAGAAAGCAGTGGGATGAAGCATGTAGTGAAGAGATGACTTCACTGGATAAGAACCAAACCTGGAAGCTTGTGAGAAGGCCTAGTAAGCGCAAAGTGATAGGCTGCAAGTGGGTCTTTAAGATGAAGTCTTGTATACCTGGTGTTGAGAAGCCTAGATTCAAGGCTCGGTTAGTTGCTAAGGGATACTCTCAGAGGGAGGGTATTGACTATTAAGATGTGTTTTCACCCGTCGTGAAACATGTGTCCATAAGGTTCTTGTTGTCAATTACAGTGAATCATGATTTGGAGCTTGAGCAACTTGATGTAAAGACTGCGTTTCTTCATGGTACACTTGAAGAAGAGATTTACATGGAGCAACCAGAGGGATTTTAGGTTAAAGGGAAAAAGGATCACGTTTGTCTACTTCAGAAGGTTCTTTATGGACTAAAGCAGCCACAAAGACAATGGAACAAGTGTTTTGATCAGTTTGTGGTTAGTCATGGATTTATGAAGAGTGAATATGATCACTGTGTCTACATCAAGAAGTTAACCAATGGTACGTACATCTATCTACTattatatgtggatgatatatTGGTTGCGTCAAAGGATGCATCAGAGATCATGAAGGTGAAGCAGCTACTCAGCAGTAGATTTGAGAAGAAGGACTTGGGTCTAGCAAGACGAATTTTGGGAATGGATATTGAGAGAGATCGTGTGAAGGGGATTCTGACACTATCTCAATCTGGTTATATCAGGAAGGTTCTCAAGGTATTCGACATGGATGAGTCAAAGAGTGTGTCAACGCCTGTTGGTGCACATTTCAAATTGTCTGCCTTAGACGATGCTGAAGCAAAGACAAGTATGGAGGATATTTCATATGCTAATGCTATCGGAAGCATAATGTATGCTATGATAGGCACAAGGTGTGATCTGGGATATGCATTGGGGTTGGTTAGCATGTTTATGAGTAAGCCTGGGATGGTTCATTGGACTGCGGTTAAGTGGGTATTAAGGTACCTGAAGGGAACACAAGATCTGAAATTGTGCTTCAGGAAGAATGATGTATTTAAGGTTGAAGGTTTCTGTGATTCTGATTTTGCTTCAGATCTGGACAAGAGAAGGTCGATTTCAGGTTATGTTTTCATGGCTGGTGGTAATACAATCAGCTGGAGATCAAGTCTACAAAGTGTAGTGGCTCTGTCAATGACTGAAGCAGAGTATATGGCGCTGGTTGAAGCGGTCAAAGAAGGAATGTGGTTAAGGGGCTTAGCGGAGGAGCTTGGATTCAAGAAAGACACGGTGGAGATATCGTGTGACTCTCAAAGTGCATTGTGTCTAGCCAACAACAATGTGTATCATGAGAGGACTAAGCACATCAGCAGAAAGATGCACTTCATCAGGGATATTATCGCTCAAGGTGATGTAAGTGTGAAGAAGATCTGTACTTCTAAGAATCCTGCTGATATATTAACCAAGGTTGTTCCGGTTAAGAAGTTTGAGGAAGCGGTGGACTTCCTTGGGATGTCCGAACACTGAGGAGCATTCAGCATCGCCTGGCAAAGCACGAGTTTGATTAACCTAAGTAGTGGATCATGTTTGATGTCATCAAGGTGGAGTTTGTTGGGATTCATCAGTGGCTACGTCAGAGAATCCGTCAGGGACTGCATCAGGATTTGGTGATGGAAATCAAACAAGATTGAGTAACTTAAACCAAGACAAGGATGTCATGTTAGGAAAATGAAATGTCACTTTTATGGAGATATGGAAGCCGGCAGGATCATGGAAATATTACTTTCATGGAGTTATGGAAGTTGCAAGTATTTTGGAATATTTCCTAATAGGTTTATGGAAAGGGGCGAATGCCCTAATCCGACTACGTTAACCTAATAGACTCCTACTATATAAGAGAAGCTCGTGTGTACTCTTTCTCCTTTGTCCAAGAAAAGACCTAGCTTGGTTTGTGAGCTTTGGttgtgagagaaagagaggttcTATATTCTTTGTACTTGAGATTATAGTGCATTGCCTCTTGCCAGGCCCCAGTGGACGTAAACCATTCTAGGTGAACCACTGGGTAAACAATTTCTTGTGTCCATTTTCTATCTTTTTCGCATTCTTCTTCCTATCTCTATTATTCTACAAACTCAACTTTCTTACTTACGTCGTCGAGTTCGTCAGAGAGTGTATCAGCgagtttgtgtgtttgattCTAGTTATTGAGTGAAATAGTTTCGCCGTTGTGGTTCAACATCATTCTTGATGACCTAGACGATCTAGAGAAACTAGAGGTTTTGGCAAACTAGCCTTGTTGGTTTGGTTCCAGAAGTCGGATCATCATTACCACagaagataaaaatattttgaaggcGCATGGGATTTTGATGATACATACCATGTGGAATTTCCATCTGCCAAAAGAAGCTTTGGAGATCTTATGTTTATCAGCGTTCAAACAAAGTTATGTACGAGATGATTTTGAAGTGGTTGCAAATAAAGTAACAAATATTTGCGGCAATCTTCCGCTAGGCCTTTGTGTTGTGGGTTCATCTTTACGTGGGGAGAGCAAGGAAGAGTGGGAACTTCATCTATCTAGGATCGAAAATAATCTTGACAGAAAGATTGAGGACGTGCTAAGAGTGGGATATGATAGATTGTCGAGAGAAGATCAATCTCTGTTTCTCCACATCGCATGCTTCTTCAACAATAATTTCCACCATGATAACGTTGATTATGTGACAAGCATGCTCACTGACAGTAATTTGGATGTCGAAAATGGGCTGAAGACACCAGCCGTCAAATCTCTTGTGCAAATCGAGACCCATTTTCATACAGTAGTGATGCACTCATTGCTCCAACAGCTGGGTAGATAAGTAGTTCATGAACAGTCAGATGAACCTGGAAAACGTCAATTTTTAGTTGAGCCCGAAGAGATTCGTGATGTTCTAACAAAGGAAACAGCAAGTTCTTACATATCTctcttgagattttttttaatttcgtgaTAACAGTTGCATCAGCTCTCTTTTGGAATGTTTGTTAGGGCATTGGATCGGTCATAGGTATATCATTTGATATGTCTACGATGGGCAAAGTCTCTATAAGTGGGCGAGCCTTTGAACGAATGCCTAATCATCAATTCTTAAAGATATGGAATTCAGGAAATGGCAATACACTGAGAATAGCAAAGGACATGAAATCTCATCTAAAGTTACTCTATTGGTCTGATTACCCAAGAAAACATCTTCCTCCAAAGTTTCAGCCTAAAAATCTCATCGAGATTTCGATGCAAAATAGCCACATTCTTGAAAAGATATGGGGTGGAATCCAGGTGgctatttttaacttttaaatatttttctaatgctTTGACCTAAGTACGGTATGTCtcattttttgtgtttaacatGAAGCCCCTTCCAAATCTCAAGAATATAACTCTGAGCCATTGCTCGAGGTTGAAAGAAATTCCAAATCTTTCCGAGGCTACTAATCTTGAGACACTATCACTTTCGTCCTGCTCAAGTTTGGTGGAGCTTCCGTCTTCTGTTAGGAATCTACACAAACCGAAAGAGTTGGACATGAGCTACTGCAAAAAGCTACGAGTTATTCCCACCAACATCAACTTAGTATCTCTTGAGATCGTCAACATGAGTGATTGCTCCCAGTTGAGAACGTTTCCAGACatttctagcaacataaaataTCTTTATGTGACAAACACAAAGATAAAAGATATTCCTCCATCCGTTGTTGGACGCTGGTCTCGTCTTGAATGGCTTAATATGGGCAGCAGAAGGCTCAAGATATTAACATATATCCCGCTAGGTGTGACAAATCTAGAACTAAGCAACAGTGATATAAAGTGGGTTCCAGATTGTGTCACTGGTATCCCTTGTCTTAAGTCTCTTAACATCAGCAACTGCAGAAAGCTAGTGTCACTGCAGAGTCTCCCGCCTTCGCTTCGGAAACTCTATGCAAGTTTTTGTGAATCCCTCAAAAGCGTATGTTTCTCGTTCTATGAAACGAAGAATATATCTTCTTTCTACGATCCAACCAGAGAAGTCAGGTTTGTCAACTGTTTGTCATTAGATGAAGAAGCAAGAAGGGCAATCATACAACGATGGGATTACAAGTCTTTATTGTTACCAAGTAAAAAAGTCCCTGCAGAGTTTACTCTCAAAGGCAATAAAAACTCCATAACCATCTCTTCAATGACTTTCTCTGCATCATCAAGATTTAAGGCTTGCCTCCTgctttctccaacccaaccgtTCTTCTCCCACAATTTTGTTTGTCGTCTAAGTAGCAAAGGGGTTATCATCGACGAACTTAAATTCTCTTTGTGGAATCTTCAACTCTTAACTGAACACTTCGTAGTATTTTCTGGGGACCTATTTGAAGAACACATATCCCTTGAAGCTGATACGACTAGCAGCGACATTATGTTTGAATTCAGCGGCAGGAGAGACACTTGCTGCAGGGGAAACTATGACAAGAATACTGATTATATAATTATTGGGTGTGGAGTACAGATCTTGGCAGAGGAAGGGGAGAGTAGAGCAGCAGATTTAAAGAGCACAAGGATGAAGCCATTAAGATCTCTAAAGATGAAAGTGTGGTAAAAGGTAGTAAGCATAAAGGTTAGTGGAGTTGGCCTAAGAAACTTTGTGTGAGGAAAAAGAAGACCACGAAATATCGTGAGCGTGACCGTTGAAAGAGATATAAAGAGTAGTAGAGATATTGAGATTTTGTTATGGATTTAGAGTACCTCCAACCGTAGAAAAAAAGGGAGTATCttgcaataaaaaaattaaaaaataagaaaaagttgGAGAAAAAGATAATTGGGtctttatttgatgtttttttacAATCCGTCCTAATACTAGCATTCCAGATGTCATGTTTTTAATAGCTATGACTTTTTAGAAAGAgcaaaaaattaattacaaaaaataattaaactaaaaagaataatataaaaaaaagataagaatctGTGGTTGGATTTTTATCCGTTGAGTTGCTTTTACACAAACAAAATGCTTTAATTTCATtaaacttttcttcttcttttttgtcacAATTTCAATAAACTTACCATTCGACATTTGTTTACATgttaactattttataatatacaCGGGCCATACGGTTAATGAGCCGGCGGCCCTTATAAGAACTAGATATTTTTTCCGCGCTATGCGCGAATTATgtcttttaaatttatgttttaagtaaattttatacattttagaaTGTTGGTTTTTGtaaacttataaatttatttttcttaagtaTGTGCGACTAAAAAGAGttgaaatattataatatgCATTGCGTTTTTCAagcaactttaaatttttaaaaatagtattcTAAAAATCGGATCTAAACAAAatgaattttctaaaataacttTCAAAAGATCTATTTAGGCATTCAGAAATATAGTTTCTTAAAAGGTGCCTAACTATCGCATACAGATTATTcgaatattaaaatatgtttattaaCGTTGTTGTACCTGATTTCTGAAATTTTATGACAGTCTCTTAGACTAAAATCTATGTTCTAAGTAGGCCtgagacttattatccgagatccggattcgatccgagatccgctccggatccgctccaaaaataggatatccggggtgcccggatccgaatccggatagtaaaatcttggatccgtgcaaaccgaatccggatccggatatcttaatttttaggtccggatatctggatccggatccgtatttttaaaatacattaaattt
Protein-coding regions in this window:
- the LOC125585851 gene encoding disease resistance protein RML1A-like, producing the protein MGKVSISGRAFERMPNHQFLKIWNSGNGNTLRIAKDMKSHLKLLYWSDYPRKHLPPKFQPKNLIEISMQNSHILEKIWGGIQPLPNLKNITLSHCSRLKEIPNLSEATNLETLSLSSCSSLVELPSSVRNLHKPKELDMSYCKKLRVIPTNINLVSLEIVNMSDCSQLRTFPDISSNIKYLYVTNTKIKDIPPSVVGRWSRLEWLNMGSRRLKILTYIPLGVTNLELSNSDIKWVPDCVTGIPCLKSLNISNCRKLVSLQSLPPSLRKLYASFCESLKSVCFSFYETKNISSFYDPTREVRFVNCLSLDEEARRAIIQRWDYKSLLLPSKKVPAEFTLKGNKNSITISSMTFSASSRFKACLLLSPTQPFFSHNFVCRLSSKGVIIDELKFSLWNLQLLTEHFVVFSGDLFEEHISLEADTTSSDIMFEFSGRRDTCCRGNYDKNTDYIIIGCGVQILAEEGESRAADLKSTRMKPLRSLKMKVW